Genomic DNA from Geotrypetes seraphini chromosome 7, aGeoSer1.1, whole genome shotgun sequence:
gtgccagccttgcggactggcaggaaatttctgcaggccgacaccggtccacggactcGCACCTGTCCACAGatcggcgattgaagaacactgctttaaagcaaatgcaacctaatttaaaaaaacctcTAGCCTCAAAAGGTAGTCAGTGAAGTTGTAAGCAAAAAGGACtcacatggtcatactttttcaAGCCAAAAATCAACCATACTGCTGCATTCTGTATTAGACCCAGTCTGGTGAGTGTTTTCTTACATGATCCCAAGTaaacgatgttacaataatctagggtGGTTAAAGTGGTAGATTGTATTAATatcctaaagcagggatctcaaagtccctccttgagggccacaatccagtcggtttttcaggatttccccaatgaatatgcattgaaagcagtgcatgcacatagatctcatgcatattcattggggaaatcctgaaaacctgactggattgcggccctcaaggagggactttgagacccctgtcctaAAGGAAGCTGAATCAAAAATCTTTTTGATAGTTCTAAGTTTCCACAAAACTGCGAaacatttttaaatcatttgATCAGTGTGATTCTCTAGAGCTAAATAACGATCTAGTGTTACATCTAAGATTTTAATTTTATTAGCTATTTCAAAGTTTTGACCATTTGGATATTCTGAAATCCAGGTCTGTTAGATcaggggttcccaaccctgtcctggaggaccaccagccagtcaggttttcaggacagttctaatgaatatgcatggagatttgcatgcctgtctccttcaatatatgcagatctctctcatgcatattcattagggctatccgaAAAACCCAactgtctggtggtcctccagcacATGGTTGGGAGCCACTGTGTTAGATGACACCCAAGTAGTGGGTTGGAAGCTATTGGattagagaaagagagaaaccTTTTACCTAAGTTTAATAATGACAATTAATTTCTGATATATTCTTTCAGGTCGACAGGTCTGATATGAACACCCTCAGCTTGCCGCTCAATATTCGACGTGGGGGATCAGATACCAACCTCAATTTTGACATCCCCGATAGCATTCTAGATTTTCACAAAATCAAGCTTACCACAGATAGCCTGAAGCAAAAAATCCTTAAAGTTACCGAGCAGATCAAAATTGAACAGACGGCCCGTGATGGAAATGTGGCAGAATACCTGAAGCTGGTCAGCAGTGCGGACAAGCAGCAGGCTGCACGCATCAAGCAAGTGTTTGAGAAAAAGAACCAGAAGTCAGCTCATTCCATAGCTCAGTTACAGAAGAAGCTGGAACAGTATCACAAGAAGCTGAAGGAGACTGAGCAGAACGGGTCGTCGAAAAGCTCCAAAGATCTCTCCAAAGATAACTTGAAGGACCTACAACACTCCTTGAAAGATGTCAGCAGTGGTGCTCAGACTTTGGGTCACAGTGAGGGCAGCAAGCCAGGCGTGCCTGGGGTCTCCCTGACGCCCCCTATGTTTGTTTTCAACAAGTCAAGAGAATTTGCAAATCTGATTCGGAACAAGTTTGGCAGTGCTGACAACATTGCTCACCTGAAAACCACACTGGATGACTTTCACCCGGAGAGCACGCCTAGGAACCTGAGTGGCAGTGCCACCCTAGTAGCTAAACAGAAATATATCAGTGACGATGACTGCTCCAGCGGGACTTCGGGTTCCGCGGACAGTAATGGAAATCAATCCTTTGGGGCTGGTAGAACCAGCACCCTGGACAGCCAAGGGAAGTTCTCTCTGGTCCTGGAGGAACTGAAGGAAATAAAAGAAGCTCAGTCCCAGTTAGTGGAAGATATAGAGACATTAAAAATTCAGTTTAAAAGAGACTACGGATTCATTTCCCAGGCAGTGCAAGAAGAGAGATACAGGTATTCCATTTTCAGCTCTGGCACATTTTTAAGTGCAGGGCATGAAATGCTGGATAATTATGTAATGTGTGTTATAAACTGAGAGTTAAAAGCCTGATTTTACATAGATGGGAAATGGGGTGTTCAAGTGTATTATACAAAAGGTTTTTGAAGGATAAGTATATGGATTCACAGGAGTGCATGTGTGAGTGCTGGCACTTCCTGCAAGAACAGCCATTTTAGTGAGCATCGCATCTAAAAAGAGAgttctgctagagaatgacatggggacaaatttttccctgtccccgcaggaactcaatttacctgtcccgtccccacaagttttgtcgcggtccctgtcccattcctgtaatctcTGTCTTAACTGTTCagggccttgaacacttatgcttttaaagtgtttgaggcttgtgcagatgaggacagagcttgcaggaatggggcagggacaggaaaagaactcgggacgggatgggaaaatttgtCCACGTGTCATTATGTGCCAAAAGCAGCATCAATCAAATACATGTAGAGATCTAGGGATCTTCGGACTGCCAATCTGGTAACATAACTCAGACTGGCTGCAATCCTCATTAATCCCAATTGCTTGATCTCATAGTATTCTTATTCATTTAACTTTCTACTTTCTTATTAATACTTTTCTGTCAGCTTTTTCATTAAGATGAGAAGCAATAAACTTATCTTgcagcatcagagcagcattttGAACTCTTGTTCAGTATGAAAGTTCAACGAGTCAGTTTGATTTATTTACACATCACTCCCTGATGAAAAGATTGAAGGTTGAGGTGGTGCTGCAAGATACATTTATTGTTTCTCATCttaatgaaattttttaaaaagctaacAGGAAAGTATTAATAAGAAAGTAGAAAGTTAAATAAGAATACTATGAGATCAAGCAATTGGGATTAATGAGGATTGCAGCAAGTCTGAGTTACGTTACCGGATTTGCAGTCCGAAGATCCCTAGATCTCTACATGTATTTGATTGATGCTGCTTTTGGCTGTGCTAGTCACGGTATCATTATATGAAGTGTGAATAGTAGCCTTGACTTTATGAATTCTCTTTAGTGCAGCATCGCTCGAGGTTTGGCTTGTCTAAGCGCCTCCCTTTACCTGTCTTGTCTGCTGATTTTCAGTCTGTGCACATGAACTTTGGCACTTAGGCGTGGAAGTATCAGATCTTATGAAACTGGACGTCCAGAGAGCCAATTAAGTTGCTTAACAACATACCAGTCTTTTGAAGTGATGCCAGAGAGGTCAGCACGATTGCCTCTTAAATCTCTGGTGTATCTAATTTGCCTGATGCATAACACATGCCTCGGAGTAAATTGAGTGGTGAATTTTGGCCTAGATGCTGATGCCTAGATTTTTTGCAGTAATTGTATATTTCTGTTGTAAAATCAGAAATACACACATAATTTTCTGAGCTGCCTACACTCACCCTCCTTGATGAGTGTGTGTCTGCCAAGGATATAAATATTCAAATAGCAACTTTCTAAAACTGCTGTTTGCACATGTAGGTAGTTAACATTTATTTGCATCAGTAgctccctaattctataaacttaggTGTATAAGTAGTAGAACAGTGTCAGCTACATGCATAACTTAATTTAAGAATTAGCAGCTAATTAGTGTTAAccaattattggctataattggAGTTAACTGGCACTAACTAGCAGTTATGTCCTTTATCGAGATTCTGCAAATTGTGCAGGCAACTGTAAAGGGGGTGTACACCTGGGAGGGCCACAGGAGgttctggcagccattttgagactgCATATGAgtgccaattagagaatgacccaGTGGTTGTTACCCACAGAAATGGTgacaaaaaaaggtcaccgccagtacggggacaaagccattcactgccccgtggagcagtgaatggtcttgtctctgcagttaaagGAGTGAGCACGTGCGGTGAACGAGCGTGCAGTCCGGcatccccctctctccctccggccatCCGGcagtgcatctccctccctttcccttaccttctctttgtgacgatttctataaggctatgtgtTGTATTGCAGCCAGAGCTTTAAAGTCACGTcgcgtgtggctgctggaaaagtttcctctgacgcaacttcctgtttccggttgcatcagaggagactttttcagcAGCCAAcgtgacgcgacttcaaggctccggctacAATACaaggcatagccttatagaaatcaccacGAAGAGAAagtaaggggaagagagagagggagatgcacAACTTGCTGGCGGGAGGAAGCTGTTGGACCGCGCAAAGGGtgctggggggatggagaggataagACGCTGAAGTAgtccgtcgtccccgttcccgtgcagctctctagtttagAGCCGCGCTGGGAGGGCATATGTGCATGTGCAGGTGTTACGTGATTATGTCACATGCAAGCATGTAATATCACTGCgttgcatccacacatgtgcagatgccctcccgacaatgTCCCgtactggaagcttttcaaaacccggacaaagtaccgggttttgaaaagctatctggACACATCctctaaaaacaggacatgtccgggtaaatccggacatctagtaaccaaGGAAGGCCTGAAAGGTGGTTGGGCAGTTGGGGGGCAGTTCTTCTACCAGGAGGGTGGTTATGCTGTGACACATTTTCTAAGGGGAGAGGGGTACAGTGGTGTGTATTTTCTGCCAGGAGGGCAAATCATTTTCAGTTTTGGCTTTGGTTCTGGCTGAAATTGAGTGGTGAATTTTGGCCATGGATTTGACATCAACTGGAACTAAATCTACTGGTCTCAGTCAGCCTTTAAGCCAGATGCTTGCAAAAATTTTAatgccaattaacttcaataatttCTTGTTGTACCCAATTATTAATGGTTAAGAGCACTTTTTTATGATGAATTTCTTATTTTAAACTTTGCTTTATTCCTTACCATTTATGTATGAATAGCAATAGTTTTCTGACtatttgtaaaccgagtcgagctctgacgatgacccggtatataaaccgaagattagattaaACATTAACcaattcatttgcatgcacatcttggCAGTGTGCCCAAATCTGGGGGATAATGCACATATGCTTGTAAATGGTACGTTTGTGTGCACTTCTATACCTACCCAGCTGTAGAATTGTTCTTGTCATTTTACACATGTGAATACATACTGAATCGTCTGTAATGCACCAACACTGGTGCTGGTAGTGGATGCTTTGGAGTTCCATTTGCAGAATAAGAAGCCAGTGGGACTTCTGGCTCTGCTGACAGTAATGGAAATCAATCCTTTGGGGCTGGTAGAACCAGCACCCTCGACAGCCAAGGGAAGTTCTCTCTGGTCCTGGAGGAACTGAAGGAAATAAAAGAAGCCCAGTCCCAGTTAGTGAAAGATATAGAGACATTAAAAATTCAGTTTAAAAGAGACTATGGATTTATTTCCCAGGCAGTGAAAGAAGAGAGATACAGGTATTCCATTTTCAGCTCTGGCACATTTTTAAGTGCAGGGCATGAAATGCTGGATAATTATGTAATGTGTGTTATAAACTGAGAGTTAAAAGCCTGATTTTACATTGATGGGAAATGGGGTGTTCAAGTGTATTAATTATACAAAATGCTTTTGAAGGAGTTTTGCACCCTTGGGAGCTGATGCAGTAAAGTGTGCTAAGCTTCGCACGAGCTTACTTTGGCTTTAATGCATGCATgaaaaaaaagtattatttttGGCCTGTGGGAAGAACTTGGCTTCATGTACCGCTGAAATTTGTTTAGCAGGGGAGGCTGTTGTACGTCAGCAATGTAGATATGCTAGATTCATTGTTGTCTTTTAAGGCTCACGTTAAGGGTGTGAATTTCAGTGTGTTTTTCAAATTGCGGCTACTGAGGAGGCATGCATGATTATTTATCAGATGACAACTTTCAGACAGTTGTTACGTTATTGATAACACCAttgttggattactgcaactctattTAGGTAGGGTTGCCTAAGTGTGTTTTGCATGCCTTGCAGATGGCACAGAATGCCGCTGCTCGCCTTTTTGGCATGTGTccaaatttgatcatatcaccCCGATATTATGCgcacttcattggctgcctattgaaATGCGGGTAGAATTTAAGATCTTGTGTTTGATTTTCAAGCTGCTTCAAAGCAATTGTCCTATAGCTGTCTGCTCACTATTTCGATGGTACTCTCCTACCTGTGAGTTGCGATCTGCTGACAGTTTGAGGTTGGACATTCCATCCTTAATAACCGTGAAACCTGCTGGTAAAAGGAATTCCATGTTGTCAGTTCGGGGCCCGGTTCTATGAAATGCCTTGTCAGTTTCTATGCGTCAACTGACCATTTTTTGTCAATTTAGAAAAGAGGTAAAAACTATTATTTGTACGTGCTTTTGGCACAAGCAGTGGAAGCATATATTCTAAGTCTATGTTTTAGTGTTAAGTTGTGGTTGGCACCAGCTTTGAACTGTCTTTTTGAAGATGTATTTTATAATTACCGTATGTAAAgatgttttatgatttttatgtGTATTGCCCATTGTATTTTGTTGTTTGTTATTTGCTGTTTGTGTATGTTTACATTGGTCCCCATCTAGCAGgctataaattataaataatttatttatagccTGCTAGATGGGGACCAATGCTATGCTGTGCAAAGCCATTTTTCAAGATGGCGGCACAGAGGCAAGAGTGCGTGGGCAACATTCTGGTCCTCACATGTGGAAGGGCTGTGGAAGAATCATTGGCCACCAGGGCAGGCATTTGTGAAGTTTGGGAGTGGGGGAGAGGGCTACCAACATTTGGGAGGGTAGGGGAGTCTGGGGGGGGAGCTATTGGTGCTATGGGTTCAAGGGATGGGGAGGCCTACCATCATTTGTAGGGGAAGGTACTCTGGAGGACTTGTGGTGTTGAAGAAGTGGGCATGGGGGTCCAGGTTTATGGTTAGAGAGGATGCAGATTACCTAATGCCAACAATAATGTAGACTTGTATGTGCATTTGACCAGTAAGCACTCCCATGATagcacatattttatttttttgcacctGGGCTATTTGCTTGCTATTTGGCTACTCCATTGGGGAGCTAAAGCTTGGCATTAGGTTGGTGCTAGAAGTCGTGCATTAAGCACATGGCTGTAATAATGCAGGCTTACTGCATGAACTCCTTGGTGGCCTAACTCTCCTCATTTCCATGCAATAAACACTTGAATATTTTGGCTTATGTTGCAATCACAAGGGTGGCTTCTCTTGCTCCCATTATGTGTAATTTGGTAAGCAATTCGTCAAAGAACTAAATTGGCTGGCACAGAGATCTGCATGTTTGTTTTGCTATCTGCATCCTCCTGATTGAAGTTATTTcctgctgtttttgttttgtgaACATTGAGTTGTTGGAAGGGGATCTAGTTTAGTTGGGAGGCAGATTACAGAAACCAGCAAATAAAAACATTTAGTTTCCGAATATGGCAGCGTATGAGCTTCCTCTTTCTTTGTGCAGCAGTTACTTGGGAAGCTTACAGAAATGAAGCAAGGGGAAACTCAGTGAGGGAGAGAATAATAAGCCCCCTTCCTGAACGCTGGAGTGAAATCTATCCTATTAGTGAAGTACTGCTGAGTGCATAGCTGAGTTAATGGGGTTTTGAAAAATCATAAAACACACAAATACATAAACATTATACTCAGTATAAAAAGTCCATTCAAAAAAGCTGTCAAATAAATCTGTGGAGACTTTACATAGGATGAACTGTGTGGAACCCACTAAGAGCCAGATTTAAAGATTGGCAAACAATGAGTTGCTGAATGACAGTTGGCTTGCATAGTTTTAAAAGGGCACATCTTCAATTTTAGCTGTTCCTGGAAGGAGAAATAATAACCTTCCACAATGAAAAAACTGAGCATACAAAAATCATTGTATAATGGGAGGCTTTTGCCCAATGGTTTTCTTGAATGGGGGCAGCAGTTGCTTAGCCCAGA
This window encodes:
- the TMCC3 gene encoding transmembrane and coiled-coil domain protein 3 isoform X1, whose product is MPGSDTGIAVDRTYSDPGRHQRSKRRVDRSDMNTLSLPLNIRRGGSDTNLNFDIPDSILDFHKIKLTTDSLKQKILKVTEQIKIEQTARDGNVAEYLKLVSSADKQQAARIKQVFEKKNQKSAHSIAQLQKKLEQYHKKLKETEQNGSSKSSKDLSKDNLKDLQHSLKDVSSGAQTLGHSEGSKPGVPGVSLTPPMFVFNKSREFANLIRNKFGSADNIAHLKTTLDDFHPESTPRNLSGSATLVAKQKYISDDDCSSGTSGSADSNGNQSFGAGRTSTLDSQGKFSLVLEELKEIKEAQSQLVEDIETLKIQFKRDYGFISQAVQEERYRYERLEDQLNDLTDLHQHETTNLKQDLASIEEKVAYQAYERSRDIQEALESCQTRISKLELHQQEQQAVQSETINAKVLLGKCINVVVAFMTVILVCVSTIAKFIAPLMKSRFHIMCTFFAVTLLAIFCKNWDHIICAIERTIIPR
- the TMCC3 gene encoding transmembrane and coiled-coil domain protein 3 isoform X2, whose translation is MNTLSLPLNIRRGGSDTNLNFDIPDSILDFHKIKLTTDSLKQKILKVTEQIKIEQTARDGNVAEYLKLVSSADKQQAARIKQVFEKKNQKSAHSIAQLQKKLEQYHKKLKETEQNGSSKSSKDLSKDNLKDLQHSLKDVSSGAQTLGHSEGSKPGVPGVSLTPPMFVFNKSREFANLIRNKFGSADNIAHLKTTLDDFHPESTPRNLSGSATLVAKQKYISDDDCSSGTSGSADSNGNQSFGAGRTSTLDSQGKFSLVLEELKEIKEAQSQLVEDIETLKIQFKRDYGFISQAVQEERYRYERLEDQLNDLTDLHQHETTNLKQDLASIEEKVAYQAYERSRDIQEALESCQTRISKLELHQQEQQAVQSETINAKVLLGKCINVVVAFMTVILVCVSTIAKFIAPLMKSRFHIMCTFFAVTLLAIFCKNWDHIICAIERTIIPR